A genome region from Coffea arabica cultivar ET-39 chromosome 7e, Coffea Arabica ET-39 HiFi, whole genome shotgun sequence includes the following:
- the LOC113699206 gene encoding protein PIN-LIKES 7-like: MGFWTLLEVASMPIIQVLLISVLGAVMATEHLNLLPADARKSLNKIVFMVFTPSLMFASLAKTVTLDDIISWWFMPVNIGLTFLFGGILGWIAVKLVKPRPHLEGLVIATCSSGNLGNLLLIIVPAICKEDGSPFGDHKTCSTIGLSYASFSMALGGIYIWTYTYHLIKNSARKYEAEKAAWVETLAEPNKDLDADEKSQLLEANAQEHVSVSVDSTEPTEDDVKNQNVVSQGSSFKSKQQNASFWTKLFGIVYQILEELMTPATLAAIIGLIFGAITWLRNLIIGDNAPLHVIQDSIALLGDGTIPCIILILGGNLIQGLRKARLKPPIIVAVICVRYILLPGIGIGVVKAATHFGFLPPDPLYHFVLLIQYTLPPAMNIGTMTQLVDVAQEECSVLLLWTYLFAVLSLTVWSTIFMWILA; this comes from the exons ATGGGCTTCTGGACTTTGCTTGAGGTGGCTTCCATGCCAATCATCCAGGTGCTCCTCATAAGTGTATTGGGAGCTGTCATGGCAACTGAACATCTAAATCTTCTGCCTGCTGATGCtcgaaaatcattaaacaag ATTGTGTTTATGGTGTTTACTCCCTCACTGATGTTTGCAAGTTTGGCCAAGACTGTCACCCTTGATGACATTATCTCATG GTGGTTTATGCCTGTCAATATTGGCTTGACCTTTCTCTTTGGAGGAATACTTGGGTGGATTGCTGTCAAACTAGTGAAACCAAGGCCCCATTTAGAGGGTCTTGTCATTGCTACATGTTCATCAG GAAACTTGGGAAACCTTCTGCTGATAATTGTTCCAGCAATCTGTAAAGAGGATGGCAGCCCATTTGGCGATCATAAGACTTGCTCTACTATTGGACTCTCATACGCCTCCTTCTCTATGGCG CTTGGTGGTATTTACATATGGACCTACACTTACCATTTAATAAAAAACTCCGCACGCAAATACGAAGCTGAAAAGGCTGCTTGGGTGGAGACCTTAGCAGAACCCAACAAAGATTTGGATGCAGATGAGAAGTCTCAACTTCTTGAGGCCAATGCTCAAGAGCATGTCTCTGTATCTGTAGATTCAACAGAACCTACCGAAGACGATGTGAAAAACCAAAAT GTTGTTTCTCAAGGATCATCTTTCAAGTCAAAACAGCAAAATGCATCGTTCTGGACCAAATTATTTGGAATCGTATACCAGATACTAGAGGAGTTAATGACACCTGCAACACTTGCAGCG ATAATAGGCTTAATCTTTGGTGCAATTACATGGCTGAGAAATCTCATAATTGGTGACAATGCCCCACTCCATGTCATTCAAGACTCTATCGCATTACTTGG CGATGGAACCATACCTTGCATTATTCTTATCCTCGGAGGGAACTTGATACAGG gCTTACGCAAGGCAAGATTGAAGCCACCGATCATCGTTGCAGTCATCTGCGTGCGATACATACTGCTTCCTGGTATTGGAATTGGTGTAGTTAAAGCAGCCACTCATTTCGGCTTCCTTCCACCAGATCCTCTCTACCATTTTGTGCTGCTGATTCAATATACTCTGCCGCCTGCCATGAATATTG GCACCATGACACAGCTCGTTGATGTGGCACAAGAGGAATGTTCTGTCCTCCTCCTATGGACTTACCTGTTTGCAGTGTTGTCTCTGACAGTATGGTCGACAATCTTCATGTGGATCTTGGCATAA
- the LOC113701964 gene encoding vacuolar protein-sorting-associated protein 11 homolog yields the protein MYQWRKFEFFEGKYGERITIPEEISGKIECCSSGRGKVVLGCDDGTVSLLDRGLKFNSQFRAHSSSVLFLQQLKQRNYLVTVGEDEQLSPQFSAVCMKIFDLDKVQQQHEEEGPSTFSPDCVQILRIFTNQFPESKITSFLVLEEAPPILLVAIGLDNGCIYCIQGDIARERIKRFKLQADASITGLGFRVDGQVLQLFAVTPSSVHLFNLHTQPPTGQMLDNIGSDVPSVAMSDRSELIIGRPEAVYFYEVDGRGPCWAFEGEKKFLGWFRGYLLCVIADQSTGKYSFNVYDLKNKLVAHSVVVKEVSHMLCEWGNIILIMADKSALCIGEKDMESKLDMLFKKSLYTVAINIVQTQQADVAATAEVLRKYGDHLYCKQEYDQAMHQYIDTIGYLEPSYVIQKFLDAQRIHNLTNYLEKLHEKGLASKDHTTLLLNCYTKLKDVEKLNLFIKSDDGGGETKFDVETAIKVCRAAGYHEHAMYVAKRAGKHELYLKILLEDLGRYSEALQYVNSLEPSQAGVTVKEYGKILIEHKPAETIDILMRLCTEEEPAKRGTSSSTYVSMLPSPVDFINIFVHHPQSLMEFLERYTSKMKDSPAQGEIHNTLLELYLSHDLDFPFISLTNTGENGAVISKGHSNGRTFINRPDVSEGKDRRERFQKGLNLLKGAWPPEQDQPLYDVGLAIILCEMNAFKNGLLFLYEKMKLYKEVIACYMQAQDHEGLIACCKRLGDLGKGGDPSLWADVLKYFGELGEDCSKEVKEVLTYIERDDILPPIVVLQTLSRNPCLTLSVIKDYIARKLDHESKLIEEDRRAIEKYQEETSAMRREIQDLRTNARIFQLSKCTACTFTLDLPAVHFMCMHSFHQRCLGDNERECPECAPEYRSVLETKRSLEQNSNNQDQFFQHVRNSKDGFSVIAEYFGKGIISKTSTRQAGA from the exons ATGTATCAGTGGAGGAAATTCGAGTTCTTCGagggaaaatatggggaaaGAATCACAATCCCGGAGGAGATCAGTGGCAAAATTGAATGTTGTTCCAGCGGCCGAGGAAAAGTTGTACTGGGATGCGACGACGGCACCGTTTCGTTGCTGGATAGAGGGCTCAAGTTCAATTCTCAATTCCGAGCTCATTCTTCTTCGGTCCTCTTCCTTCAACAACTCAAG CAAAGGAATTATTTGGTGACTGTTGGAGAAGATGAGCAATTGTCCCCGCAATTTTCAGCAGTGTGTATGAAGATTTTTGATCTGGATAAGGTTCAACAGCAGCATGAGGAGGAGGGTCCCAGCACCTTCAGTCCCGATTGTGTTCAGATTTTGCGAATTTTTACTAACCAGTTTCCTGAATCTAAG ATTACGTCCTTCTTAGTATTGGAGGAAGCTCCACCTATATTGCTTGTTGCTATTGGGTTGGATAATGGTTGTATCTATTGCATTCAAGGGGACATTGCTCGTGAGCGTATCAAACGCTTCAAACTTCAAGCAGATGCTTCCATTACGGGCCTAGGGTTCCGAGTGGATGGTCAGGTTCTTCAGCTATTTGCAGTTACTCCAAGTTCAGTACATTTGTTTAACTTGCATACTCAACCTCCTACTGGTCAAATGCTCGATAATATTGGATCCGATGTCCCTAGTGTTGCTATGAGTGATCGCTCGGAGCTGATCATTGGACGACCAGAGGCAGTGTATTTTTATGAAGTTGATGGTCGGGGACCTTGTTGGGCTtttgagggagagaaaaaatTTCTTGGATGGTTTCGTGGATATCTTTTGTGTGTTATTGCTGACCAAAGTACTGGAAAGTATTCTTTCAATGTTTATGATCTGAAAAATAAGTTGGTTGCACACAGTGTTGTAGTCAAAGAAGTTTCTCACATGCTTTGTGAATGGGGTAATATAATACTCATTATGGCTGACAAATCAGCCCTATGTATTGGTGAGAAGGACATGGAAAGTAAACTAGATATGCTTTTTAAGAAGAGTCTTTATACAGTAGCCATCAATATTGTACAGACCCAACAAGCTGATGTTGCTGCAACTGCTGAGGTGCTGAGGAAATATGGGGATCATTTATACTGTAAACAAGAATATGATCAGGCTATGCATCAGTACATAGACACAATTGGTTATCTCGAACCCTCGTATGTTATACAGAAGTTTTTAGATGCACAAAGAATTCACAACCTTACCAATTACTTGGAGAAATTACATGAGAAAGGACTTGCATCAAAAGATCACACCACTCTGCTCTTAAACTGTTACACCAAACTGAAAGATGTCGAGAAGTTGAATCTGTTCATCAAAAGTGATGATGGTGGTGGGGAAACTAAATTTGATGTAGAGACTGCTATAAAAGTGTGCCGAGCTGCAGGTTATCATGAGCATGCGATGTATGTTGCGAAAAGGGCTGGGAAGCATGAATTGTACTTGAAGATTCTGCTTGAAGACTTGGGGAGGTATAGTGAAGCATTGCAATACGTCAATAGTCTTGAACCAAGTCAAGCTGGTGTAACAGTTAAAGAATATGGTAAAATTCTGATTGAGCACAAGCCTGCTGAGACAATTGATATACTTATGAGGCTATGTACAGAAGAAGAACCAGCCAAAAGGGGCACCTCAAGTAGCACATATGTGTCGATGTTGCCATCTCCTGTTGATTTTATTAATATCTTTGTTCATCATCCCCAGTCACTTATGGAGTTTCTTGAAAGATATACTAGTAAAATGAAGGACTCACCTGCTCAAGGAGAAATTCATAACACGCTCTTGGAATTGTATTTATCCCATGACCTGGACTTCCCATTCATCTCGCTGACAAATACTGGTGAAAATGGTGCTGTGATTTCTAAAGGACATTCCAATGGGAGAACATTTATTAATCGACCAGATGTAAGTGAGGGAAAAGATCGTCGGGAAAGATTTCAAAAGGGTCTAAACTTGCTTAAGGGTGCATGGCCACCAGAACAAGATCAACCATTGTATGATGTTGGTCTGGCCATAATTTTGTGTGAAATGAATGCTTTTAAGAATGGGCTTTTGTTTCTTTACGAGAAGATGAAACTGTATAAAGAGGTGATTGCCTGTTACATGCAAGCACAAGACCATGAGGGTTTAATAGCATGCTGCAAAAGACTTGGGGATTTGGGGAAAGGTGGTGATCCTTCTCTTTGGGCAGATGTACTGAAATATTTTGGTGAACTTGGGGAAGACTGCTCCAAAGAAGTAAAAGAAGTGTTGACTTACATTGAGAGGGATGACATTCTGCCACCTATTGTTGTTCTTCAGACCCTTTCTAGGAATCCATGCCTCACTCTCTCTGTCATCAAGGATTATATAGCTCGCAAGCTGGACCATGAGTCAAAGCTCATTGAAGAAGATCGAAGAGCCATTGAGAAGTACCAG GAAGAAACATCAGCAATGAGAAGAGAAATTCAGGATCTCAGGACAAATGCAAGAATATTTCAGCTTAGCAAGTGTACTGCATGCACTTTTACACTTGATCTTCCTGCTGTGCATTTCATGTGTATGCATTCATTTCACCAGCGCTGCCTTGGTGACAATGAGAGAGAATGCCCTGAGTGTGCTCCAGAGTACAGATCTGTCTTGGAAACCAAGAGAAGCCTTGAGCAAAATTCCAATAACCAAGATCAGTTCTTCCAGCATGTTAGAAATTCGAAAGATGGGTTCTCTGTGATTGCTGAATACTTTGGGAAGGGGATTATTAGCAAAACTAGTACCAGACAGGCCGGTGCTTAG